A genome region from Nicotiana tabacum cultivar K326 chromosome 13, ASM71507v2, whole genome shotgun sequence includes the following:
- the LOC107810040 gene encoding mavicyanin-like — translation MTKKVVVSFLLMMFMFFGLVKANIYVVGDSAGWTSTGQVDYKRWSASKHFQVGDVLLFEFDPKLDNVVRVTKEDFQACNASSPFGTPSTGKEWFSLNVEGHFYFICSVPGHCKAGQNVEILVHSAAPTTSPAASPPAILAPAPSTPSPLSPHSPPDSAPSNGSILHFPSFCFSLGLLVFSMYFVACCY, via the exons ATGACTAAGAAAGTGGTGGTTTCTTTCTTGTTAATGATGTTCATGTTTTTTGGTTTAGTAAAGGCAAACATATATGTGGTTGGTGATTCTGCTGGTTGGACAAGCACTGGGCAAGTGGATTATAAGAGATGGTCAGCATCTAAGCATTTTCAAGTTGGAGATGTTCTTC TGTTTGAATTCGATCCAAAATTAGATAATGTGGTACGAGTGACAAAGGAGGATTTCCAAGCATGCAATGCCTCATCCCCTTTTGGTACCCCAAGCACTGGCAAGGAATGGTTCTCTCTTAATGTTGAAGGCCACTTCTATTTCATTTGCAGCGTTCCAGGCCATTGTAAGGCTGGTCAAAATGTGGAAATCCTCGTTCATTCGGCGGCTCCTACAACCTCCCCGGCCGCATCTCCGCCGGCAATTCTGGCTCCAGCGCCGTCTACACCCAGCCCGTTGAGCCCTCATAGTCCCCCAGATTCAGCCCCTAGTAATGGATCAATTCTGCATTTCCCAAGCTTTTGCTTCTCATTGGGGCTACTCGTATTTTCAATGTATTTCGTCGCTTGTTGCTACTAG